A stretch of the Leptospira stimsonii genome encodes the following:
- a CDS encoding DUF485 domain-containing protein: protein MKITLHALMEEPDFKKLVRSRWIVSFTLLGLLFLSYYGYILSVAFYPEFLIRKVGTFSNIGILLSALVIFFSWILTLVYVFWANRYYDRSVESLKKRLED, encoded by the coding sequence ATGAAAATCACACTGCACGCGCTGATGGAAGAACCGGATTTTAAGAAGTTGGTTCGTTCCCGCTGGATCGTAAGTTTTACACTCTTGGGTTTGTTGTTTTTATCGTATTACGGTTATATTCTTTCCGTCGCATTCTACCCTGAATTTTTGATTCGAAAGGTGGGAACGTTTTCCAATATAGGAATTCTTCTGAGCGCTTTGGTGATTTTCTTTTCTTGGATCCTCACCTTGGTCTATGTTTTTTGGGCCAATCGTTACTATGATCGAAGCGTAGAATCTTTGAAGAAAAGGTTGGAGGATTGA